The segment TCTTTTTGAAAGGGAAGTGTTCATCGAATGTGGCCGCTCTATGCTGAAAAGGTTTCAGATGGACGGAGAGAGCCTTGAGGCAGAGTGCGTAAGTGACCGCCTATTGATGACATATTGAACGCTTGGCAAACATGCACCGCAGTTCATCCTAACTGGCGGCTCGTCCGCCTTCAGCGATTCCCAATGGGCGAATCGTTCCGGCTGTTACTATCGCCTCCGTTCACCGTGAGGCGTTCGGCCTTCGGCTTTCTTCCGCCTTGCTTTCGCATTTGACCTTTGGCGTAGAAATAGCATGCTTGCGCAGTTGATTATGGAGAACCTACAGCAAGCACCACCATCGTTGTTTGCGCGGCTCGGCACGGCGTTCGCCTGCTTTGGCCGCGCGTTGAGTAATCCGGAGTTTTGCCGGAAGGTCACGCCGTTGCTGGGCGCCGCGCCGCCCGCGCCGGTCAAGCCCGCCGAGCCGCCGCCGGAGCGCGTGCATGCCTCCGGGCTGCTGGTGCTGGCCATGTTGCAGCGCGAGGGCCGGTTCGTGGACTTTCTGCAAGAGGACGTGGCCGCCTTCGCCGATGCGGACGTCGGGGCGGCGGCGCGCGTGGTACACGCCGGTTGCCGCAAGGCGCTGGCGCAATGCCTGACGCTGGAGCCCGCGCTGAAGGACGCGGAAGGCGCGACCATCACGGTCCCGGCCGGGTTTGACGCGCAGCGCATCCGGCTGACGGGCAACGTGGCCGGGCAACCGCCGTTCCGCGGTGCGTTGAAGCATCATGGCTGGGTGGCCACGTCGGTGCGGTTGCCGGCGGTCTCCGAGTCGCTCGATCCCCGCATCCTTGCGCCCGCTGAAGTTGAACTTGCCTAGGAGCCGCTTATGCCACGTTATGCCATCGGTATTGATCTGGGCACCACGAATTGTGCGGTGTCTTACTTTGACCTCGACGCCAACCAGTCGCGCGGGCGGGAGCAGACGATGCTGGCCATCCCGCAGGTGACCGCCCCCGGCACGGTGGAGGAGCGGCCGCTGCTGCCCTCGTTCCTGTATCTGCCCAACGCGCAGGAGTTCCCGGCGGGCAGCCTCGGGTTGCCCTGGGATAAGAAGCGCGGCGACGTGGTGGTGGGGGAGTTTGCCCGCAACCACGGGAGCAAGGTGCCGATGCGGCTGGTGTCCTCGGCGAAAAGCTGGCTGTGCCATGCCGGGGTGGACCGGCAGAGCGCGATCCTGCCCTGGCAGGCGCCCGCCGAGGTGCAACGGATTTCGCCGCTGGAGGCCTCCGCGCGGTATCTCAGCCATTTGCGCGAGACGTGGGATCGCCAGCACAAGGACGCCGCCCTGGCGGAGCAGGAGGTGCTGCTGACGGTGCCCGCGTCGTTCGATGCCGCCGCGCGCGATCTGACGCTGAAGGCGGCGCAGGAGGCCGGCCTGCCGAACGTCACGCTGTTGGAGGAACCGCAGGCCGCGCTCTACGCCTGGTGCGAGGCCATGGGCGAGAGCTTCCGCAAACACGTGCAAACCGGCGAGGTCATCCTGGTGGTGGACGTCGGGGGCGGCACGACGGATTTCTCCCTGATTGCGGTGACGGAGCAGGACGGCGAGGTGCAGTTGACGCGCGTGGCGGTGGGGGATCACATCCTGCTCGGCGGCGATAACATGGACCTGGCGCTGGCGTACGCCGTGAACCAGCGGCTGACCGCCGAGGGCAGGAAGCTGGATGCCTGGCAGTTCAACGCGCTCACGTTTGCCTGCCGCCAGGCGAAGGAGCAGATGTATGCCGATCCCAAGTTGAAAAAGGCGGCGCTGACGATTCCCGGACGCGGCTCGTCCCTGATCGGCGGCACGATCAAGGCGGAACTGTCCCGCGAAGAGTTGGACCGCCTCCTCACGGATGGCTTCTTCCCCAAAACGGTCGTCACGGATTTGCCGCAGACCGCCCGCCGCACCGGCCTGGCGCAGATGGCGCTGCCGTATGCGCAGGACGCCGCCGTCACGCGGCACCTCGCCGCGTTCCTGAGCCGGCAGGCGCGCGCGCTGGCCACAGCGCAGGATGCGCCGGTGAAAGTCGCCGGGCAGGCGTTTGTGCATCCCACCGCCGTGCTGTTCAACGGCGGCGTGCTCAAGGCGTCGCCGCTCAAGGAGCGGATTCTGGAAGTCATCAACGCCTGGCTCAAGGCCGATGGCGGCAAGCCCGCCAAGGAATTGGAAGGCGCGGAACTCGATCTGGCGGTGGCGCGCGGCGCGGCCTATTACGGCTGGGTGCGCCAGGGGCACGGGCTGCGCATTCGCGGCGGCACGGCCCGCGCGTATTACGTCGGCATTGAATCCGCGATGCCTGCGGTTCCCGGCATGGAGCCGCCGGTCAAAGCCCTGTGCATCGCCCCGTTTGGCATGGAGGAAGGCACGCAGGCCGAAGTGCCGCCCCAGGAGTTTGGGCTGGTGGTGGGCGAACCCACGCGGTTCCGCTTCTTCTCCAGCTCCCTCCGGCGCGATGACCGCGTCGGCGCGCTGCTCGACGACGTGGCGGGCAACGAGGAATTCGAGGAAGTGTCGCCCATCGAAACCACCCTCACCGCCAAACCAGGCAACGAGGGCAAGCTGGTGCCGGTCAACCTGCGGGCCGCCGTGACGGAACTGGGCACGCTGGAACTCCGCTGCATTGAAAAAGGCGGCAAGGGCAGTT is part of the Verrucomicrobiota bacterium genome and harbors:
- a CDS encoding DUF2760 domain-containing protein, yielding MENLQQAPPSLFARLGTAFACFGRALSNPEFCRKVTPLLGAAPPAPVKPAEPPPERVHASGLLVLAMLQREGRFVDFLQEDVAAFADADVGAAARVVHAGCRKALAQCLTLEPALKDAEGATITVPAGFDAQRIRLTGNVAGQPPFRGALKHHGWVATSVRLPAVSESLDPRILAPAEVELA
- a CDS encoding Hsp70 family protein; the protein is MPRYAIGIDLGTTNCAVSYFDLDANQSRGREQTMLAIPQVTAPGTVEERPLLPSFLYLPNAQEFPAGSLGLPWDKKRGDVVVGEFARNHGSKVPMRLVSSAKSWLCHAGVDRQSAILPWQAPAEVQRISPLEASARYLSHLRETWDRQHKDAALAEQEVLLTVPASFDAAARDLTLKAAQEAGLPNVTLLEEPQAALYAWCEAMGESFRKHVQTGEVILVVDVGGGTTDFSLIAVTEQDGEVQLTRVAVGDHILLGGDNMDLALAYAVNQRLTAEGRKLDAWQFNALTFACRQAKEQMYADPKLKKAALTIPGRGSSLIGGTIKAELSREELDRLLTDGFFPKTVVTDLPQTARRTGLAQMALPYAQDAAVTRHLAAFLSRQARALATAQDAPVKVAGQAFVHPTAVLFNGGVLKASPLKERILEVINAWLKADGGKPAKELEGAELDLAVARGAAYYGWVRQGHGLRIRGGTARAYYVGIESAMPAVPGMEPPVKALCIAPFGMEEGTQAEVPPQEFGLVVGEPTRFRFFSSSLRRDDRVGALLDDVAGNEEFEEVSPIETTLTAKPGNEGKLVPVNLRAAVTELGTLELRCIEKGGKGSWKLELNVRMKE